From Phalacrocorax carbo chromosome 6, bPhaCar2.1, whole genome shotgun sequence, a single genomic window includes:
- the KLHL20 gene encoding kelch-like protein 20 isoform X2, with translation MDGKPMRRCTSTRPGETGMDVTSRCTLGDPNKLPEGVPQPARMPYISDKHPRQTLEVINLLRKHRELCDVVLVVGAKKIYAHRVILSACSPYFRAMFTGELAESRQTEVVIRDIDERAMELLIDFAYTSQITVEEGNVQTLLPAACLLQLAEIQEACCEFLKRQLDPSNCLGIRAFADTHSCRELLRIADKFTQHNFQEVMESEEFMLLPANQLIDIISSDELNVRSEEQVFNAVMAWVKYSIQERRPQLPQVLQHVRLPLLSPKFLVGTVGSDPLIKSDEECRDLVDEAKNYLLLPQERPLMQGPRTRPRKPIRCGEVLFAVGGWCSGDAISSVERYDPQTNEWRMVASMSKRRCGVGVSVLDDLLYAVGGHDGSSYLNSVERYDPKTNQWSSDVAPTSTCRTSVGVAVLGGYLYAVGGQDGVSCLNIVERYDPKENKWTRVASMSTRRLGVAVAVLGGFLYAVGGSDGTSPLNTVERYNPQENRWHTIAPMGTRRKHLGCAVYQDMIYAVGGRDDTTELSSAERYNPRTNQWSPVVAMTSRRSGVGLAVVNGQLMAVGGFDGTTYLKTIEVFDPDANTWRLYGGMNYRRLGGGVGVIKMTHCESHICSSMNSLDPM, from the exons ATGGACGGAAAGCCAATGCGCAG GTGTACCAGTACTCGACCAGGAGAGACCGGAATGGACGTGACTAGCCGTTGCACACTCGGAGATcctaacaaactgccagaagggGTGCCGCAGCCTGCTCGCATGCCCTACATCTCTGACAAGCACCCTCGACAAACTTTGGAAGTCATCAATCTTCTCCGAAAGCACCGGGAGTTGTGCGATGTGGTGCTAGTAGTTGGTGCGAAGAAGATCTATGCCCACAGGGTGATTCTGTCAGCCTGCAGTCCTTACTTCCGAGCCATGTTCActggggagctggcagagagTCGGCAGACGGAAGTAGTGATCAGAGATATCGATGAAAGGGCCATGGAACTGCTGATTGACTTTGCATACACCTCTCAGATCACTGTGGAAGAGGGAAATGTCCAGACCTTGTTGCCAGCTGCTTGCCTTCTCCAGCTGGCTGAGATCCAGGAGGCCTGCTGCGAGTTCCTTAAGAGGCAGTTGGACCCTTCCAATTGCCTGGGCATCCGAGCTTTTGCTGACACTCACTCATGCCGTGAACTGCTGAGGATTGCTGACAAGTTCACACAGCATAACTTCCAGGAG GTAATGGAGAGTGAGGAGTTCATGCTGCTCCCTGCCAATCAGCTCATAGACATTATATCCAGTGATGAGTTAAATGTTCGCAGTGAAGAGCAGGTGTTCAATGCAGTGATGGCCTGGGTGAAATACAGCATTCAGGAGAGACGACCCCAGCTGCCACAG GTCCTGCAACATGTCCGTCTACCGCTGCTGAGTCCCAAGTTTCTTGTGGGTACAGTGGGCTCTGATCCACTTATTAAAAGCGATGAGGAATGCCG GGATCTAGTGGATGAAGCTAAAAACTATCTGCTGTTGCCGCAAGAGCGGCCACTGATGCAAGGACCAAGAACTAGACCACGCAAACCCATACGCTGTGGAGAAGTGCTCTTTGCAG TGGGGGGCTGGTGTAGTGGGGATGCAATTTCCAGTGTTGAGCGCTATGACCCTCAAACCAATGAGTGGCGGATGGTGGCTTCCATGAGCAAAAGACGCTGTGGCGTTGGAGTCAGTGTTCTGGATGATCTCCTCTATGCTGTGGGAGGCCATGATGGTTCCTCTTATCTTAACAGCGTAGAAAG GTATGATCCAAAGACCAATCAGTGGAGCAGTGATGTGGCCCCCACCAGCACCTGCAGGACCAGTGTTGGAGTGGCAGTTCTTGGGGGTTACCTCTATGCTGTGGGTGGCCAGGATGGTGTCTCTTGTCTCAACATTGTGGAAAG ATATGatcccaaagaaaacaaatggacTCGAGTGGCTTCCATGAGCACCAGACGCCTGGGAGTTGCAGTGGCTGTGCTAGGGGGCTTCCTCTATGCTGTGGGAGGTTCTGATGGGACTTCTCCTCTCAATACTG TGGAACGCTACAATCCCCAGGAGAACCGCTGGCATACAATTGCACCCATGGGGACGAGGAGGAAGCATCTGGGATGTGCTGTATACCAAGACATGATATatgctgtgggaggcagagaTGATACGACAGAGCTTAGTAGTGCTGAGCGATACAACCCTCGGACCAACCAGTGGTCTCCTGTTGTGGCCATGACATCCCGCCGAAGTGGA GTTGGCCTCGCAGTGGTGAATGGACAGCTGATGGCAGTGGGGGGTTTTGATGGCACAACGTACTTGAAAACCATTGAGGTGTTTGATCCAGATGCTAACACATGGAG GTTGTATGGTGGGATGAACTATCGGCGGCTAGGAGGAGGAGTAGGTGTTATCAAAATGACACACTGTGAATCCCATATATG CTCTAGTATGAACAGTCTAGATCCAATGTAA
- the KLHL20 gene encoding kelch-like protein 20 isoform X3, producing the protein MDGKPMRRCTSTRPGETGMDVTSRCTLGDPNKLPEGVPQPARMPYISDKHPRQTLEVINLLRKHRELCDVVLVVGAKKIYAHRVILSACSPYFRAMFTGELAESRQTEVVIRDIDERAMELLIDFAYTSQITVEEGNVQTLLPAACLLQLAEIQEACCEFLKRQLDPSNCLGIRAFADTHSCRELLRIADKFTQHNFQEVMESEEFMLLPANQLIDIISSDELNVRSEEQVFNAVMAWVKYSIQERRPQLPQVLQHVRLPLLSPKFLVGTVGSDPLIKSDEECRDLVDEAKNYLLLPQERPLMQGPRTRPRKPIRCGEVLFAVGGWCSGDAISSVERYDPQTNEWRMVASMSKRRCGVGVSVLDDLLYAVGGHDGSSYLNSVERYDPKTNQWSSDVAPTSTCRTSVGVAVLGGYLYAVGGQDGVSCLNIVERYDPKENKWTRVASMSTRRLGVAVAVLGGFLYAVGGSDGTSPLNTVERYNPQENRWHTIAPMGTRRKHLGCAVYQDMIYAVGGRDDTTELSSAERYNPRTNQWSPVVAMTSRRSGVGLAVVNGQLMAVGGFDGTTYLKTIEVFDPDANTWRLYGGMNYRRLGGGVGVIKMTHCESHIW; encoded by the exons ATGGACGGAAAGCCAATGCGCAG GTGTACCAGTACTCGACCAGGAGAGACCGGAATGGACGTGACTAGCCGTTGCACACTCGGAGATcctaacaaactgccagaagggGTGCCGCAGCCTGCTCGCATGCCCTACATCTCTGACAAGCACCCTCGACAAACTTTGGAAGTCATCAATCTTCTCCGAAAGCACCGGGAGTTGTGCGATGTGGTGCTAGTAGTTGGTGCGAAGAAGATCTATGCCCACAGGGTGATTCTGTCAGCCTGCAGTCCTTACTTCCGAGCCATGTTCActggggagctggcagagagTCGGCAGACGGAAGTAGTGATCAGAGATATCGATGAAAGGGCCATGGAACTGCTGATTGACTTTGCATACACCTCTCAGATCACTGTGGAAGAGGGAAATGTCCAGACCTTGTTGCCAGCTGCTTGCCTTCTCCAGCTGGCTGAGATCCAGGAGGCCTGCTGCGAGTTCCTTAAGAGGCAGTTGGACCCTTCCAATTGCCTGGGCATCCGAGCTTTTGCTGACACTCACTCATGCCGTGAACTGCTGAGGATTGCTGACAAGTTCACACAGCATAACTTCCAGGAG GTAATGGAGAGTGAGGAGTTCATGCTGCTCCCTGCCAATCAGCTCATAGACATTATATCCAGTGATGAGTTAAATGTTCGCAGTGAAGAGCAGGTGTTCAATGCAGTGATGGCCTGGGTGAAATACAGCATTCAGGAGAGACGACCCCAGCTGCCACAG GTCCTGCAACATGTCCGTCTACCGCTGCTGAGTCCCAAGTTTCTTGTGGGTACAGTGGGCTCTGATCCACTTATTAAAAGCGATGAGGAATGCCG GGATCTAGTGGATGAAGCTAAAAACTATCTGCTGTTGCCGCAAGAGCGGCCACTGATGCAAGGACCAAGAACTAGACCACGCAAACCCATACGCTGTGGAGAAGTGCTCTTTGCAG TGGGGGGCTGGTGTAGTGGGGATGCAATTTCCAGTGTTGAGCGCTATGACCCTCAAACCAATGAGTGGCGGATGGTGGCTTCCATGAGCAAAAGACGCTGTGGCGTTGGAGTCAGTGTTCTGGATGATCTCCTCTATGCTGTGGGAGGCCATGATGGTTCCTCTTATCTTAACAGCGTAGAAAG GTATGATCCAAAGACCAATCAGTGGAGCAGTGATGTGGCCCCCACCAGCACCTGCAGGACCAGTGTTGGAGTGGCAGTTCTTGGGGGTTACCTCTATGCTGTGGGTGGCCAGGATGGTGTCTCTTGTCTCAACATTGTGGAAAG ATATGatcccaaagaaaacaaatggacTCGAGTGGCTTCCATGAGCACCAGACGCCTGGGAGTTGCAGTGGCTGTGCTAGGGGGCTTCCTCTATGCTGTGGGAGGTTCTGATGGGACTTCTCCTCTCAATACTG TGGAACGCTACAATCCCCAGGAGAACCGCTGGCATACAATTGCACCCATGGGGACGAGGAGGAAGCATCTGGGATGTGCTGTATACCAAGACATGATATatgctgtgggaggcagagaTGATACGACAGAGCTTAGTAGTGCTGAGCGATACAACCCTCGGACCAACCAGTGGTCTCCTGTTGTGGCCATGACATCCCGCCGAAGTGGA GTTGGCCTCGCAGTGGTGAATGGACAGCTGATGGCAGTGGGGGGTTTTGATGGCACAACGTACTTGAAAACCATTGAGGTGTTTGATCCAGATGCTAACACATGGAG GTTGTATGGTGGGATGAACTATCGGCGGCTAGGAGGAGGAGTAGGTGTTATCAAAATGACACACTGTGAATCCCATATATGGTAA
- the KLHL20 gene encoding kelch-like protein 20 isoform X1, translated as MDGKPMRRCTSTRPGETGMDVTSRCTLGDPNKLPEGVPQPARMPYISDKHPRQTLEVINLLRKHRELCDVVLVVGAKKIYAHRVILSACSPYFRAMFTGELAESRQTEVVIRDIDERAMELLIDFAYTSQITVEEGNVQTLLPAACLLQLAEIQEACCEFLKRQLDPSNCLGIRAFADTHSCRELLRIADKFTQHNFQEVMESEEFMLLPANQLIDIISSDELNVRSEEQVFNAVMAWVKYSIQERRPQLPQVLQHVRLPLLSPKFLVGTVGSDPLIKSDEECRDLVDEAKNYLLLPQERPLMQGPRTRPRKPIRCGEVLFAVGGWCSGDAISSVERYDPQTNEWRMVASMSKRRCGVGVSVLDDLLYAVGGHDGSSYLNSVERYDPKTNQWSSDVAPTSTCRTSVGVAVLGGYLYAVGGQDGVSCLNIVERYDPKENKWTRVASMSTRRLGVAVAVLGGFLYAVGGSDGTSPLNTVERYNPQENRWHTIAPMGTRRKHLGCAVYQDMIYAVGGRDDTTELSSAERYNPRTNQWSPVVAMTSRRSGVGLAVVNGQLMAVGGFDGTTYLKTIEVFDPDANTWRLYGGMNYRRLGGGVGVIKMTHCESHIWCHLYQISYSCFILCSSELR; from the exons ATGGACGGAAAGCCAATGCGCAG GTGTACCAGTACTCGACCAGGAGAGACCGGAATGGACGTGACTAGCCGTTGCACACTCGGAGATcctaacaaactgccagaagggGTGCCGCAGCCTGCTCGCATGCCCTACATCTCTGACAAGCACCCTCGACAAACTTTGGAAGTCATCAATCTTCTCCGAAAGCACCGGGAGTTGTGCGATGTGGTGCTAGTAGTTGGTGCGAAGAAGATCTATGCCCACAGGGTGATTCTGTCAGCCTGCAGTCCTTACTTCCGAGCCATGTTCActggggagctggcagagagTCGGCAGACGGAAGTAGTGATCAGAGATATCGATGAAAGGGCCATGGAACTGCTGATTGACTTTGCATACACCTCTCAGATCACTGTGGAAGAGGGAAATGTCCAGACCTTGTTGCCAGCTGCTTGCCTTCTCCAGCTGGCTGAGATCCAGGAGGCCTGCTGCGAGTTCCTTAAGAGGCAGTTGGACCCTTCCAATTGCCTGGGCATCCGAGCTTTTGCTGACACTCACTCATGCCGTGAACTGCTGAGGATTGCTGACAAGTTCACACAGCATAACTTCCAGGAG GTAATGGAGAGTGAGGAGTTCATGCTGCTCCCTGCCAATCAGCTCATAGACATTATATCCAGTGATGAGTTAAATGTTCGCAGTGAAGAGCAGGTGTTCAATGCAGTGATGGCCTGGGTGAAATACAGCATTCAGGAGAGACGACCCCAGCTGCCACAG GTCCTGCAACATGTCCGTCTACCGCTGCTGAGTCCCAAGTTTCTTGTGGGTACAGTGGGCTCTGATCCACTTATTAAAAGCGATGAGGAATGCCG GGATCTAGTGGATGAAGCTAAAAACTATCTGCTGTTGCCGCAAGAGCGGCCACTGATGCAAGGACCAAGAACTAGACCACGCAAACCCATACGCTGTGGAGAAGTGCTCTTTGCAG TGGGGGGCTGGTGTAGTGGGGATGCAATTTCCAGTGTTGAGCGCTATGACCCTCAAACCAATGAGTGGCGGATGGTGGCTTCCATGAGCAAAAGACGCTGTGGCGTTGGAGTCAGTGTTCTGGATGATCTCCTCTATGCTGTGGGAGGCCATGATGGTTCCTCTTATCTTAACAGCGTAGAAAG GTATGATCCAAAGACCAATCAGTGGAGCAGTGATGTGGCCCCCACCAGCACCTGCAGGACCAGTGTTGGAGTGGCAGTTCTTGGGGGTTACCTCTATGCTGTGGGTGGCCAGGATGGTGTCTCTTGTCTCAACATTGTGGAAAG ATATGatcccaaagaaaacaaatggacTCGAGTGGCTTCCATGAGCACCAGACGCCTGGGAGTTGCAGTGGCTGTGCTAGGGGGCTTCCTCTATGCTGTGGGAGGTTCTGATGGGACTTCTCCTCTCAATACTG TGGAACGCTACAATCCCCAGGAGAACCGCTGGCATACAATTGCACCCATGGGGACGAGGAGGAAGCATCTGGGATGTGCTGTATACCAAGACATGATATatgctgtgggaggcagagaTGATACGACAGAGCTTAGTAGTGCTGAGCGATACAACCCTCGGACCAACCAGTGGTCTCCTGTTGTGGCCATGACATCCCGCCGAAGTGGA GTTGGCCTCGCAGTGGTGAATGGACAGCTGATGGCAGTGGGGGGTTTTGATGGCACAACGTACTTGAAAACCATTGAGGTGTTTGATCCAGATGCTAACACATGGAG GTTGTATGGTGGGATGAACTATCGGCGGCTAGGAGGAGGAGTAGGTGTTATCAAAATGACACACTGTGAATCCCATATATG